One genomic window of Leptotrichia shahii includes the following:
- a CDS encoding spherulation-specific family 4 protein — protein sequence MKKKLKNNNFLIPSFLAGMTGLGFGEKVESNNAPSVNISNKKLSQNKRNLSNKKNNDFSKNEEIYDIIKNNLKIEDKFKVDFGYTNGFHKSPINDSFSESKEINEKNSTKNETTVPYVIINPANGPSDKAEYEYIVQIRKNKEMGIKNLGYITTDEYTKSIKKVTFEIDNYIQFYGSNNISGIFIDEISSGTNPLEVDYMAQIYTHIKNKYPDSIVVANPGGTITDEMSKYSDLWLTSEQSADNYINHWTPRTYNFENDPKNANRIVHVIHSATSEQYETLLKLSKERNAGFLMIATDIPNIPYGDLPQNFENLIMSINTPRLENLSDVKDTLSEQLTMENKNTESISDNSENPASEEITKNPKIEDEFGLQKFISSGKYSISGNLKISSLDFWNLLNFHCKPEILLSYLNIGYNILEEFTVKPSEKINESGDFKFDLNKNWDV from the coding sequence ATCTCAAAATAAAAGAAATTTATCAAATAAAAAAAATAATGATTTTTCAAAAAACGAAGAAATTTATGATATTATTAAAAATAATCTAAAAATTGAAGATAAATTTAAAGTGGATTTTGGATATACAAATGGATTTCATAAAAGTCCAATTAACGATTCTTTTTCAGAATCTAAAGAAATTAATGAAAAAAATTCCACTAAAAATGAAACAACAGTTCCCTATGTTATTATTAATCCTGCAAATGGACCTTCTGACAAGGCAGAATATGAATATATTGTACAAATTAGAAAAAATAAGGAAATGGGAATTAAAAATTTGGGATATATCACAACAGATGAATATACAAAAAGTATAAAAAAAGTAACTTTTGAAATTGATAATTATATACAATTTTACGGCTCAAACAATATTTCTGGAATTTTTATTGATGAAATCTCATCAGGAACAAATCCGCTAGAAGTCGATTATATGGCACAAATATACACGCATATAAAAAATAAATATCCTGACTCAATCGTAGTTGCAAATCCCGGAGGCACAATAACTGACGAAATGTCCAAATATTCTGATTTATGGCTAACAAGTGAACAATCCGCCGATAACTACATCAATCATTGGACGCCAAGAACCTATAATTTTGAAAATGATCCTAAAAATGCAAACCGTATTGTCCATGTTATTCATTCTGCAACATCTGAACAATACGAAACTCTATTAAAATTATCAAAAGAACGAAATGCAGGTTTTCTAATGATAGCAACTGATATTCCAAATATTCCTTATGGTGATTTGCCACAAAATTTTGAAAATCTAATAATGTCAATAAATACTCCCAGACTTGAAAATCTTTCAGATGTAAAAGACACTTTATCTGAACAATTAACGATGGAAAATAAAAATACAGAATCAATCTCTGATAATTCAGAAAATCCTGCATCTGAAGAAATTACAAAAAATCCCAAAATAGAAGATGAATTTGGTTTACAAAAATTTATTTCATCAGGAAAATATAGCATTAGCGGAAATCTCAAAATTTCAAGTCTTGATTTCTGGAATCTTCTAAATTTTCATTGTAAACCTGAAATATTGCTTTCTTATCTTAATATCGGATACAACATTTTAGAAGAATTTACTGTAAAGCCTTCAGAAAAAATAAATGAATCTGGAGATTTTAAATTTGATTTAAATAAAAATTGGGATGTCTAA